A genomic segment from Paenibacillus sp. FSL K6-1096 encodes:
- a CDS encoding ABC transporter permease — protein MKLNRAVMLRRALPLFVWVSGLLILWEAASWWLLHVARTPLAQSKLPYVHEVAATLWMYSGTLFREGGATFGNAGAGFLIGAFAGVLLAVLMSLSRTIEQLAFPYAVASQMIPILGLAPIIYGIVRDEQVSRIIISGYITFFPVALNMLRGLRSVDPSALELMHSYAARPWTVYWKLRLPASLPALFSGLKIAAPLAVTGAILVELMGAQRGIGVIMLRNLYYGPSHAYMFWSTVLVGALLGIASYGLMSLLERLAAPWQPEFRSQGGER, from the coding sequence ATGAAGCTGAACCGTGCGGTGATGCTCAGGCGTGCGCTGCCGCTGTTCGTCTGGGTCTCCGGTCTGCTGATCCTGTGGGAGGCGGCCTCCTGGTGGCTGCTGCATGTGGCCCGGACGCCGCTGGCCCAGTCCAAGCTGCCTTATGTCCATGAGGTAGCCGCCACGCTCTGGATGTACAGCGGCACGCTCTTCCGGGAAGGGGGAGCAACCTTCGGCAATGCCGGGGCCGGCTTCCTGATCGGTGCCTTCGCCGGGGTGCTTCTGGCGGTGCTGATGAGCCTGTCGCGTACGATAGAGCAGCTCGCCTTCCCTTATGCGGTAGCTTCGCAGATGATTCCCATTCTGGGGCTTGCGCCGATTATTTACGGTATTGTGCGCGATGAGCAGGTATCGAGAATTATCATCTCCGGCTATATTACCTTCTTCCCTGTAGCACTGAATATGCTGCGCGGTCTGCGCAGTGTGGACCCCTCTGCTCTGGAGCTGATGCATTCCTACGCCGCAAGGCCGTGGACGGTATACTGGAAGCTGCGGCTTCCGGCCTCGCTTCCGGCACTGTTCAGCGGGCTGAAGATCGCTGCACCGCTGGCGGTTACCGGTGCCATCCTCGTTGAGCTGATGGGCGCGCAGCGGGGGATCGGCGTCATCATGCTGCGCAATCTCTACTACGGTCCCTCCCATGCGTATATGTTCTGGTCTACGGTTCTGGTCGGCGCTCTGCTCGGGATCGCCAGCTATGGACTGATGAGTCTGCTGGAACGGCTGGCCGCCCCATGGCAGCCGGAATTCCGCTCCCAAGGAGGCGAGCGCTGA
- a CDS encoding ABC transporter ATP-binding protein: MSLAAKKIPEIQLDSVEMRYRTESADVLALHQVSLNIAKGEFVSLLGPSGCGKTTLLRLMADLITPTAGNITVAGKSAKEARLAQKYGIVFQSPVLYDWRKVKHNITLPLELLGVKRSVREDKALELLELVGLQGFADKYPWQLSGGMQQRVAIARALSMEPEILLMDEPFSALDEFTRERLNEELLSVWSKVQSTIVFVTHSIPESIFLSDRVFVLSPHPGRLSAVVDIPLPRPRTPQMRNSPEFFELVARIRGSFEGV, encoded by the coding sequence ATGTCATTAGCCGCAAAAAAGATTCCTGAAATCCAACTCGACAGCGTCGAGATGCGCTACCGGACCGAATCGGCGGATGTGCTGGCGCTGCATCAGGTAAGCCTGAATATTGCCAAGGGCGAATTCGTCTCTCTGCTGGGACCTTCGGGCTGCGGCAAGACGACTCTGCTGAGACTGATGGCAGATCTTATCACACCAACAGCGGGCAATATTACAGTAGCCGGCAAAAGTGCCAAGGAGGCCCGGCTGGCCCAGAAATACGGTATCGTCTTCCAAAGTCCTGTGTTGTACGACTGGCGGAAGGTGAAGCATAATATCACGCTGCCGCTGGAGCTGCTGGGCGTCAAGCGGTCCGTCCGCGAGGATAAAGCGCTGGAGCTGCTGGAGCTGGTCGGTCTGCAGGGCTTCGCCGACAAGTATCCCTGGCAGCTCAGCGGGGGAATGCAGCAGCGTGTCGCTATTGCCAGAGCGCTCTCGATGGAGCCGGAAATCCTGCTCATGGATGAGCCGTTCTCGGCGCTGGATGAATTCACGCGCGAACGGCTGAATGAAGAGCTGCTGTCCGTCTGGAGCAAGGTGCAGAGCACGATTGTGTTCGTGACCCACAGCATTCCTGAATCGATCTTCCTGTCGGACAGAGTCTTCGTCTTGTCTCCGCACCCGGGACGGCTCTCGGCGGTCGTGGATATTCCGCTGCCGCGCCCGCGTACGCCGCAGATGAGGAACAGCCCGGAGTTCTTCGAGCTGGTTGCCCGGATTCGCGGCAGCTTCGAAGGGGTGTAG
- a CDS encoding histidine kinase N-terminal 7TM domain-containing protein: MEAMISNYIIIVSISGVLSALLALFAFYRKTDFTGLNAFIVSSAASAVYTFAFALELSGSSMQEIKFWIKLEYLGMPYIAPSSLLMIMHFVGLERLITRKLLTFLYSVPLISTVLVWTNDLHHLFYQSIYFRAGAPTPLVDIVMGPWYIVQGSMTFGCMLAGMCLILWRWGRMRRAYLRQMLIIFVGQFLPALGAFLYLMDLTPYGIDPVPVVMSVTSSLYIWAILSRGMLTAAPIARENLFESMRDGVLVMDLSDKLVDYNRAAAEMLEGLDAAAIGRPLAQLFLPAGPEAADYVMNSNPQDSEEHELVWHSGGEVRYYQIRSSPVLKHDGLLAGRMIMLIDVTERTLLQEKLLQLATIDSLTGIYNRTHYMELSRQKLEEAAAADNPFSIILMDVDFFKSINDRFGHQYGDMALQHVVSICRRHLRPDDIFGRYGGEEFVLSLPGAALPEAAGTAERIRADLEQSIFSTLSGPISLTASFGAAEAARGRHSLEELLSEADHALYSSKRNGRNTVHLSSGSSITRYMPG; this comes from the coding sequence ATGGAAGCCATGATTTCAAATTATATTATTATCGTCTCCATTTCCGGCGTGCTGAGCGCATTGCTGGCTTTGTTTGCTTTTTACCGTAAAACGGACTTCACCGGGCTTAACGCCTTCATCGTCAGCTCAGCCGCCTCGGCGGTGTACACCTTCGCCTTCGCACTCGAGCTCTCCGGAAGCTCCATGCAGGAGATCAAATTCTGGATCAAGCTGGAGTACCTCGGCATGCCTTATATCGCCCCTTCCAGCCTGCTGATGATTATGCACTTCGTCGGCCTGGAGCGGCTGATTACCCGCAAATTGCTGACTTTTCTATATTCGGTTCCCCTGATCTCCACCGTGCTGGTATGGACCAACGACCTCCATCACCTGTTCTATCAATCCATCTATTTCCGGGCAGGTGCGCCAACACCGCTGGTGGATATCGTCATGGGTCCCTGGTACATCGTGCAGGGCAGTATGACCTTCGGCTGCATGCTGGCCGGGATGTGTCTGATTCTGTGGCGCTGGGGCCGGATGAGACGGGCATACCTGCGGCAGATGCTGATCATTTTCGTCGGGCAGTTCCTTCCGGCGCTGGGCGCTTTTCTGTACCTGATGGATCTGACCCCTTACGGCATAGACCCCGTACCGGTGGTGATGAGCGTCACCTCCTCCCTGTATATCTGGGCCATTCTCTCGCGCGGAATGCTGACCGCTGCACCTATTGCCCGGGAGAATCTGTTCGAGAGCATGCGTGACGGCGTGCTGGTAATGGACCTCTCGGATAAGCTGGTGGATTATAACCGCGCTGCCGCAGAGATGCTGGAGGGTCTGGACGCCGCCGCCATCGGCCGCCCCCTCGCCCAGCTGTTCCTCCCGGCCGGCCCGGAGGCTGCCGATTATGTCATGAATTCCAATCCGCAGGACAGCGAAGAGCATGAGCTGGTGTGGCATTCAGGCGGAGAAGTCCGCTACTACCAGATCCGCTCCTCTCCCGTACTGAAGCATGACGGACTGCTGGCCGGACGGATGATTATGCTGATCGATGTGACCGAACGCACGCTGCTTCAGGAGAAGCTGCTGCAGCTCGCCACCATCGACAGCCTCACCGGGATATACAACCGCACCCATTACATGGAGCTGAGCCGGCAGAAGCTGGAGGAAGCCGCTGCGGCGGACAACCCCTTCTCCATCATTCTGATGGATGTGGACTTCTTCAAAAGCATCAATGACCGGTTCGGCCACCAGTACGGAGATATGGCGCTCCAGCATGTAGTCAGCATCTGCCGCCGGCATCTGCGGCCAGATGACATCTTCGGCCGGTATGGCGGCGAGGAATTCGTCCTGAGCCTGCCGGGAGCGGCACTTCCGGAAGCTGCCGGGACCGCCGAGCGTATCCGCGCGGATCTGGAGCAGAGCATCTTCTCTACGCTGTCCGGCCCCATCAGCCTGACGGCCAGCTTCGGCGCAGCAGAAGCGGCCCGCGGCCGGCACTCGCTTGAAGAGCTGCTCTCCGAGGCCGACCACGCCCTCTACTCCTCCAAGCGGAACGGCCGCAATACCGTCCATCTGTCCAGCGGCTCCTCTATTACCCGCTATATGCCCGGGTGA
- a CDS encoding DUF72 domain-containing protein has protein sequence MIKIGLTGFGDHEELYGRIKPAERLPAYSAYFSIVEIDSSFYAVQPVKNYEKWVNQTPESFKFIVKAYQGMTGHLRSKKNYYDTPEEMYRAFHTSIAPVRSAGKLAMTLFQFPPWFDCTRDNVEFLREIKERMLDVPSAVEFRNESWYSAEMRERTLRFLEQEGWIHTIADEPQAGSGSIPIVPVATTPDITYVRLHGRNAGGWNQSSHPDWRKLRYLYRYSTEELTEWRGRLLTLERTCKDIYVVFNNNSAGDATPNALELQSLLGIDGGLAPRQLDLFT, from the coding sequence ATGATTAAGATCGGGCTTACCGGCTTCGGCGACCATGAGGAGCTGTACGGCAGAATCAAGCCCGCTGAGCGGCTTCCTGCCTACAGCGCTTATTTCTCCATCGTTGAGATCGACAGCTCCTTCTACGCTGTACAGCCGGTGAAGAACTATGAGAAGTGGGTGAACCAGACCCCGGAATCCTTCAAGTTCATTGTGAAGGCGTACCAGGGGATGACCGGACATCTGCGCAGCAAAAAGAATTACTACGACACCCCCGAGGAAATGTACCGGGCATTCCATACCTCTATCGCCCCTGTGCGCTCCGCCGGCAAGCTGGCCATGACCCTGTTCCAATTCCCGCCGTGGTTCGACTGCACCAGAGACAATGTGGAATTTCTGCGGGAGATTAAGGAGAGAATGCTTGATGTGCCCTCTGCGGTCGAATTCCGCAACGAGTCCTGGTACAGTGCGGAGATGCGTGAACGGACGCTCCGGTTCCTGGAGCAGGAAGGCTGGATTCATACTATAGCCGATGAGCCGCAGGCCGGTTCTGGCTCCATCCCGATTGTCCCGGTGGCGACCACGCCGGATATTACCTACGTGCGGCTGCACGGCCGCAATGCCGGAGGCTGGAACCAGAGCAGCCACCCCGACTGGCGCAAGCTGCGCTACCTGTACCGTTACAGCACGGAAGAGCTGACAGAGTGGCGGGGCCGGCTGCTTACGCTCGAGCGGACCTGCAAGGACATCTATGTAGTGTTCAATAATAACTCCGCCGGGGATGCTACCCCCAATGCGCTGGAGCTGCAGTCGCTGCTCGGAATCGACGGCGGACTCGCCCCGCGCCAGCTAGATTTATTCACCTGA
- a CDS encoding alpha-amylase encodes MKRNHTMMQFFEWHVAADGEHWKRLAQMAPELKAAGIDAVWVPPVTKAVSPEDTGYGVYDLYDLGEFDQKGAVRTKYGTKQELVDAIAECLKNGIAVYVDLVMNHKAGADETEVFEVIEVDPNDRNKDISQPFEIEGWTKFDFPGRGNEYSSFKWNHTHFNGTDFDAREGRTGVFRIDGTNRSWNQNVDDEFGNYDYLMFANIDYLNDEVKQEMLNWGKWLVDTLQCSGYRLDAIKHINHEFIKEFAMEMKKKRGEDFYIVGEFWNSNLEACREFLNTVDYQIDLFDVSLHYKFYSAALAGRDFDLRHILDDTLVQTHPANAVTFVDNHDSQPHEALESWVGDWFKQSAYALILLRRDGYPVVFYGDYYGIGGPAPMEGKKQAIDPLLCARYTKAYGDQDDYFDHPNTIGWVRRGVPEIEGSGCAVVISNGDNGEKRMFVGEQRGGEVWEDFTRNRGETVTIGEDGWAVFPVNGGSVSVWALPEPKPADACAAEEN; translated from the coding sequence ATGAAGAGAAACCATACCATGATGCAGTTTTTTGAATGGCATGTTGCGGCGGATGGAGAGCACTGGAAGCGCCTTGCCCAGATGGCCCCGGAGCTGAAGGCGGCGGGCATTGATGCCGTGTGGGTTCCCCCGGTGACCAAAGCGGTCTCCCCGGAGGATACCGGATACGGGGTCTACGACCTCTACGACCTGGGTGAATTCGATCAAAAAGGCGCCGTGCGGACGAAATACGGGACCAAGCAGGAGCTGGTGGACGCCATTGCCGAGTGCCTGAAGAACGGCATTGCCGTCTACGTGGACCTGGTGATGAACCATAAGGCCGGAGCCGATGAGACCGAGGTCTTCGAGGTGATTGAGGTTGACCCTAACGACCGCAACAAGGATATTTCCCAGCCGTTTGAGATTGAGGGATGGACGAAGTTTGATTTTCCGGGACGGGGGAATGAGTACTCCAGCTTCAAATGGAACCATACCCACTTCAACGGTACCGATTTCGATGCCCGGGAGGGCCGCACCGGCGTGTTCCGCATTGACGGGACGAACCGGAGCTGGAATCAGAATGTGGATGATGAATTCGGCAATTACGACTACCTGATGTTCGCCAACATCGATTATCTTAACGATGAAGTGAAGCAGGAGATGCTGAACTGGGGCAAATGGCTGGTCGATACGCTGCAATGCAGCGGGTACCGTCTGGATGCGATCAAGCACATCAACCATGAGTTCATCAAGGAATTTGCCATGGAGATGAAAAAGAAACGCGGCGAGGACTTCTACATTGTCGGCGAATTCTGGAACTCCAACCTGGAGGCCTGCCGCGAATTCCTGAACACCGTCGATTACCAGATCGATCTGTTCGATGTCTCGCTGCATTATAAGTTCTACTCCGCTGCGCTGGCCGGCCGGGATTTCGACTTAAGGCATATTCTGGACGATACGCTGGTCCAGACCCATCCGGCCAATGCCGTCACCTTCGTGGACAATCATGATTCCCAGCCGCATGAGGCGCTGGAATCCTGGGTCGGCGACTGGTTCAAGCAGAGTGCCTACGCTCTGATTCTGCTGCGGCGCGACGGCTACCCCGTGGTCTTCTACGGGGATTATTACGGCATCGGCGGCCCTGCCCCGATGGAGGGCAAGAAGCAGGCCATTGACCCGCTGCTCTGCGCCCGGTACACCAAAGCCTACGGGGATCAGGACGATTACTTCGACCATCCCAATACCATCGGCTGGGTGCGCCGCGGCGTGCCGGAGATCGAAGGCTCCGGCTGCGCCGTGGTGATCTCGAACGGGGACAACGGCGAGAAGCGCATGTTCGTCGGTGAACAGCGCGGCGGCGAGGTGTGGGAGGACTTCACCCGCAACCGCGGGGAGACCGTCACCATTGGGGAAGACGGCTGGGCCGTGTTCCCCGTGAACGGCGGGAGCGTCTCTGTCTGGGCGCTGCCGGAGCCGAAGCCGGCGGACGCCTGTGCGGCAGAGGAGAACTAA
- a CDS encoding biotin transporter BioY, producing MKKWTTRGLIFSALFAAVMIALSYLKISLPFSTVPITMQTLAVMLAGSILGARYGALAVLIVIGLAAAGFQVMGGSGGLAVLTGPTAGYIFSWPFVAWLIGFFAERIKQDRYTFVKLLAVNFICGALLVYPAGVAWLAYSTGMDSFAKALTAGMWPFIPGDLLKAVLCSAVVTAVWRVYPIERILNSSNTGTWADGDQPTISR from the coding sequence ATGAAGAAATGGACCACCCGCGGCCTGATCTTCAGCGCGTTATTTGCGGCAGTTATGATCGCCCTGAGCTATCTCAAAATCTCGCTGCCTTTCTCCACGGTTCCCATTACGATGCAGACCCTCGCGGTTATGCTCGCCGGTTCTATACTGGGTGCCCGTTACGGTGCGCTCGCTGTGCTGATCGTCATCGGACTGGCCGCTGCCGGATTCCAGGTCATGGGCGGAAGCGGCGGACTTGCGGTGTTGACAGGGCCTACTGCAGGTTATATTTTCTCCTGGCCGTTCGTGGCCTGGCTGATCGGCTTCTTCGCTGAACGTATTAAGCAGGACAGATATACCTTCGTGAAGCTGCTGGCCGTCAACTTTATCTGCGGTGCGCTGCTCGTCTATCCCGCAGGTGTAGCTTGGCTGGCATATTCCACAGGTATGGATTCATTTGCCAAGGCCTTAACGGCCGGTATGTGGCCGTTCATCCCGGGTGACCTGCTCAAAGCAGTATTATGCTCGGCCGTTGTGACCGCAGTCTGGAGAGTGTACCCGATTGAACGCATTCTGAACAGCAGCAACACCGGCACCTGGGCGGACGGGGACCAGCCGACGATAAGCCGGTAA
- a CDS encoding ATP-binding cassette domain-containing protein has protein sequence MIRAHNLTLSVQEGQHSRTVLQGITIHIGAGEWVALTGANGCGKTSLIRTFNGLSLPSGGSLSVAGLDLRLPRSRTEVKQHVQLVFQNPEAQTVGSTPLEDIAFGLENRGLSRDRMLVRIGEILEQVGLAHKAEADVSTLSGGERQRLAVGCCLALEAKVMIFDEATSMLDPAGRQDILELARGLWQAGTTILWVTQRMEELAESPRIAVLGGGQLLYDGSPRSLFYASGLPDALGWVPAPAVRVGRLLQQQGWPLHLLPLTGRELEALL, from the coding sequence ATGATCAGGGCGCACAATCTAACCTTGTCCGTACAGGAGGGCCAGCACAGCCGTACAGTACTGCAAGGGATTACTATTCATATCGGGGCGGGAGAATGGGTGGCGCTCACCGGAGCCAACGGCTGCGGCAAAACCTCGCTCATCCGCACCTTCAACGGACTGAGCCTCCCCTCCGGCGGCAGCCTGTCCGTGGCCGGGCTTGATCTGCGCCTGCCCCGCAGCCGCACGGAGGTGAAGCAACACGTTCAACTGGTGTTTCAGAATCCTGAAGCACAGACAGTCGGCTCTACCCCGCTTGAGGATATCGCCTTCGGTCTGGAAAACAGAGGACTCAGCCGGGACCGGATGCTTGTGCGAATCGGCGAGATCCTGGAGCAGGTCGGACTGGCCCATAAAGCCGAAGCGGATGTCTCCACCCTGTCCGGCGGAGAACGCCAGCGGCTGGCCGTAGGCTGCTGCCTGGCGCTGGAAGCCAAGGTGATGATCTTCGATGAAGCCACCTCCATGCTTGACCCGGCGGGAAGACAGGACATCCTGGAGCTGGCCCGGGGACTGTGGCAGGCGGGGACAACCATCCTCTGGGTAACCCAGCGGATGGAGGAGCTGGCAGAGAGTCCGCGCATCGCCGTGCTGGGCGGAGGGCAGCTGCTCTATGACGGGAGCCCGCGCAGCCTGTTCTATGCTTCCGGGCTGCCGGATGCACTCGGCTGGGTTCCCGCTCCGGCCGTCCGGGTCGGCAGGCTGCTGCAGCAGCAGGGCTGGCCGCTGCACCTGCTGCCGCTGACCGGCCGGGAGCTGGAGGCGCTGCTATGA
- a CDS encoding ATP-binding cassette domain-containing protein, giving the protein MSIRAEQLSFRYGDGGQAIQDVSLDIRPGTLTVLCGVNGSGKSTLLRLLAGLAEPSAGQIRYDAGKQALSMVFQQPETQLFAGTVHKDIEYGLAERGVPKAQRPEIIADVLKQTGLAYDEFASRSPFLLSGGEKRRVCIAGALAVQPGLLILDEPTAGLDPQAAQALLDLVQELRGRGLTLIVGTHDLDSFLPAADKVIVMKQGTIHYDGPASRLTADPGLLEDAGLTPPAYASIGRRAVERGLLEAVPHSLEELLAELAQHPLPLPPQEADSSPASPGTAAAMAGAGADSPPGPCPKPEQPRARAGWQHLDPRVKWLGMLLGSLVLLAADSLLPLLLTAGLLVGLALSAHLSRRRAVRFFRPFIVMFLFLWLLSALSWSSSPDFAIGPVGFSNEGTVRGGISVLRFLLLLALGFLFTETTTGAPLREGLEWAIAPLRALGIRTRNWSLAVSVTLQFVPWILGKLAQLQLALRSRGQRSRGLGRWSPRQIVLMIVPLLILVLGMGDELATAVESRGYDPARQRTPVYQLSWSRRDTAAALCIVTVAALLWWVARIN; this is encoded by the coding sequence ATGAGCATCCGGGCAGAGCAGCTCTCCTTCCGGTACGGGGACGGCGGGCAGGCGATACAGGATGTCTCCCTGGATATCCGTCCGGGGACGCTGACCGTCCTCTGCGGTGTGAACGGGAGCGGCAAGTCCACGCTGCTCCGCCTGCTGGCGGGATTAGCAGAGCCTTCAGCCGGGCAGATTCGCTATGATGCCGGGAAGCAGGCCTTATCGATGGTCTTCCAGCAGCCGGAGACCCAGCTGTTCGCAGGCACGGTGCATAAGGACATCGAATATGGCTTGGCTGAGCGCGGTGTACCCAAGGCGCAGCGGCCGGAGATCATCGCAGATGTGCTGAAGCAGACCGGGCTGGCTTATGATGAATTCGCCTCCCGCTCGCCCTTTCTGCTGAGCGGAGGCGAGAAGCGCCGGGTCTGCATTGCCGGTGCCCTGGCCGTTCAGCCGGGTCTGCTGATTCTCGATGAGCCGACGGCCGGGCTGGACCCGCAGGCGGCACAGGCGCTGCTGGATCTGGTGCAGGAGCTGCGCGGAAGAGGCCTGACGCTCATTGTCGGCACCCATGACCTGGACAGCTTCCTGCCGGCTGCCGACAAGGTCATCGTGATGAAGCAGGGCACCATCCATTATGACGGGCCTGCATCCAGGCTGACCGCTGATCCCGGCCTGCTGGAGGACGCCGGCCTGACCCCGCCCGCGTATGCCTCCATAGGGCGAAGAGCGGTGGAACGCGGCCTGCTCGAAGCCGTGCCGCACAGCCTGGAGGAGCTGCTGGCTGAGCTTGCGCAGCACCCGCTGCCCCTGCCGCCGCAGGAGGCTGACAGCTCGCCCGCAAGCCCCGGCACCGCAGCCGCCATGGCCGGAGCCGGGGCAGACAGTCCGCCCGGCCCTTGCCCGAAGCCGGAACAGCCCCGGGCACGGGCCGGCTGGCAGCATCTGGACCCCAGGGTCAAATGGCTGGGAATGCTGCTCGGCTCGCTGGTCCTGCTCGCGGCGGATTCTCTGCTTCCGCTGCTGCTTACCGCAGGTCTGCTGGTCGGGCTGGCCCTATCGGCGCATCTCTCCCGGCGCAGAGCCGTACGCTTCTTCCGGCCGTTCATCGTGATGTTCCTGTTCCTGTGGCTGCTGTCCGCCTTAAGCTGGAGCAGCTCCCCCGACTTCGCCATCGGGCCGGTCGGGTTCAGTAATGAAGGAACGGTGCGCGGCGGAATCAGCGTGCTGCGCTTCCTGCTGCTGCTTGCCCTCGGCTTCCTGTTCACCGAGACCACAACCGGCGCACCCCTGCGGGAGGGGCTGGAATGGGCGATTGCCCCGCTGCGCGCCTTGGGCATCCGTACCCGCAACTGGTCGCTGGCCGTCTCGGTAACCCTGCAGTTTGTGCCGTGGATTCTCGGCAAGCTGGCCCAGCTTCAGCTCGCCCTGCGTTCACGCGGGCAGCGCTCCCGCGGACTCGGACGCTGGTCGCCCAGGCAGATTGTGCTGATGATCGTTCCCCTGCTGATCCTTGTGCTGGGCATGGGCGATGAGCTGGCAACCGCCGTGGAATCACGGGGGTATGATCCCGCCCGGCAGCGGACGCCGGTCTACCAGCTATCCTGGAGCAGGCGTGATACAGCGGCTGCCCTCTGCATCGTGACGGTTGCGGCCTTGTTGTGGTGGGTGGCCCGGATAAACTGA